Proteins encoded by one window of Metamycoplasma subdolum:
- the rsmH gene encoding 16S rRNA (cytosine(1402)-N(4))-methyltransferase RsmH, whose protein sequence is MEQHIPVMLDDVIKELEIKHDGIYLDLTLGRAGHSSKILEKLDEGKLICFDKDKEAIDFSQKKLSQINDRFLLIKRDFRFLKEELEKLKIEKIDGLIADLGVSSPQLDDIKRGFSYSKDSKLDMRMDLDQNLTAFEIVNTWDEEKITKILIENADVKLAKQVAKAIVKNRPIESSFSLNEIVKKSLPAKVVREKNPSKQIFQALRIEVNDELHALIDLLKDIVGFTKEGTKLCFITFHSKEDKIVKNFYQTLVYQDPRLNKLPIKSTKNWKQKIIYPSALEISKNSRSKSAKLRVITRME, encoded by the coding sequence ATAGAACAACATATTCCTGTCATGCTTGATGATGTAATTAAAGAATTGGAAATTAAGCATGACGGTATATACCTAGACTTAACTCTAGGTAGAGCTGGACATAGTTCAAAGATACTTGAAAAACTTGATGAGGGAAAATTAATCTGTTTTGATAAAGACAAGGAAGCGATTGATTTTTCTCAAAAAAAATTAAGTCAAATTAATGATAGATTTCTGTTGATTAAAAGAGATTTTAGATTCTTAAAAGAAGAACTTGAAAAACTTAAAATCGAAAAAATTGATGGACTAATAGCTGATCTTGGTGTATCGAGCCCACAGCTTGATGATATTAAAAGAGGATTCAGTTATTCAAAAGACTCAAAGCTTGACATGCGTATGGATTTAGATCAAAACTTAACTGCTTTTGAAATAGTCAATACTTGAGATGAGGAAAAAATAACCAAAATCTTGATTGAAAACGCTGATGTTAAACTTGCTAAACAGGTTGCGAAAGCAATAGTAAAAAATCGCCCGATTGAAAGTTCTTTTTCTTTAAATGAGATTGTAAAAAAATCTTTGCCAGCGAAAGTTGTGAGAGAAAAAAATCCATCAAAGCAAATCTTTCAAGCATTAAGAATCGAAGTAAACGATGAACTTCATGCTTTGATAGATTTACTAAAAGATATAGTAGGTTTTACAAAAGAGGGTACGAAACTTTGTTTCATAACCTTCCATTCTAAAGAAGATAAAATTGTCAAAAACTTTTACCAAACTTTAGTTTATCAAGATCCTAGACTTAACAAGCTTCCAATTAAAAGCACTAAAAATTGAAAGCAAAAAATTATTTATCCATCTGCATTAGAAATTTCAAAAAATAGCAGATCTAAAAGTGCCAAATTAAGAGTTATTACTAGAATGGAATAA
- a CDS encoding 16S rRNA (uracil(1498)-N(3))-methyltransferase: MYKFFANKKEGEFFTFSEETSKHMKVLRLKNEEILVNFEKEFYLCNFIDQNKAKIIKKTDINNEIGFEVVVALPLIKASNFEIALQKVTELGATKIIPFKSAFTDITNVNIEPKRQRYEKIIFEASQQSFRNIVPTLEQTLTFDELLNLDIKDKILAYEKAKNMPLSPVKNDVLLIVGPEGGFHIHEIEKAKKKCVKIVSLTRSILRAETAIIFMLSRLL; the protein is encoded by the coding sequence ATGTACAAATTTTTTGCAAATAAAAAAGAAGGCGAATTTTTCACTTTTAGTGAAGAAACTAGTAAACATATGAAAGTTTTGCGTCTTAAAAATGAAGAAATTTTAGTTAATTTTGAAAAGGAATTTTACCTATGCAATTTCATTGATCAAAATAAAGCGAAAATTATAAAAAAGACTGATATAAACAATGAAATTGGATTTGAAGTGGTTGTGGCTTTACCTTTAATTAAAGCTTCAAATTTTGAAATTGCACTGCAAAAAGTTACTGAATTAGGTGCTACTAAAATAATTCCTTTTAAATCAGCTTTTACTGATATTACGAATGTAAATATTGAACCTAAAAGGCAAAGATATGAAAAAATAATTTTTGAAGCGAGTCAGCAAAGTTTTCGTAATATAGTTCCAACTTTAGAGCAAACTTTAACCTTTGATGAACTTTTAAATTTAGATATAAAAGATAAGATTTTAGCCTATGAAAAGGCAAAAAATATGCCACTTTCTCCGGTAAAAAACGACGTTTTATTAATAGTTGGACCTGAAGGTGGATTTCATATACATGAAATTGAAAAAGCAAAGAAAAAATGTGTTAAAATAGTTTCATTGACCAGAAGCATATTAAGAGCAGAAACCGCGATAATTTTCATGCTCAGCAGATTGTTATAA
- the rpmG gene encoding 50S ribosomal protein L33 has protein sequence MPREGLTLRCENCKMENYITKKNKKLHPEKMEVTKYCAKCNAHTTHKEKK, from the coding sequence ATGCCAAGAGAAGGTTTAACTTTAAGATGTGAAAATTGTAAAATGGAAAATTACATAACAAAGAAAAACAAGAAACTTCACCCAGAAAAAATGGAAGTTACAAAATATTGTGCAAAATGCAATGCCCACACAACTCACAAAGAAAAGAAATAA
- the pgsA gene encoding CDP-diacylglycerol--glycerol-3-phosphate 3-phosphatidyltransferase, whose product MKNKAKKNTIERSVQNMQSKSKSFGKANWLTVTRLILMVPFILFTIVISALRFHGGFIGAGNTVSIVSTVFYAFCVAIFIVAMVTDLLDGYIARKTKTVSTFGKIFDPIADKVATASMMILLGMVNVVYFSLIILFIVRDIIVDGCRIYAARKNVQVEANTLGKVKTLLVSISLIVIAILGPYLITLNFYWLILLNAPLMAGLVLAWWSGIVYVKKYISGILSEMPKMDRPDSKSKDGGEDSDLDDEEKNEDFTEASDTSKIKDDKDKTIDFSKTNIF is encoded by the coding sequence ATGAAAAATAAAGCAAAGAAAAACACGATCGAAAGATCAGTGCAAAATATGCAAAGCAAAAGTAAATCTTTTGGCAAAGCAAATTGATTAACAGTTACAAGATTAATCTTAATGGTTCCATTTATTCTATTTACAATTGTAATTTCAGCACTTAGATTTCACGGTGGATTTATTGGTGCTGGAAATACAGTTTCTATTGTTTCAACAGTTTTCTATGCATTTTGTGTTGCAATTTTTATAGTAGCAATGGTAACTGATCTTTTAGATGGTTATATTGCTAGAAAAACTAAAACAGTTTCCACATTTGGAAAAATATTTGACCCAATCGCCGATAAAGTAGCAACTGCAAGTATGATGATCTTACTTGGGATGGTAAATGTAGTTTACTTTTCACTTATTATTCTATTTATAGTAAGAGACATTATTGTTGATGGCTGCAGAATTTATGCAGCAAGAAAAAACGTTCAAGTTGAAGCAAATACTCTCGGAAAAGTGAAAACATTGCTTGTTTCAATTTCTTTAATTGTTATTGCAATTTTAGGACCTTATTTAATTACCCTTAATTTTTATTGACTAATTTTACTAAATGCTCCACTAATGGCAGGACTAGTACTTGCGTGATGAAGCGGTATAGTTTATGTTAAGAAATACATTTCAGGTATTTTAAGCGAAATGCCAAAAATGGACAGACCAGATTCAAAATCTAAAGATGGCGGAGAAGATTCAGATTTAGATGATGAAGAAAAAAATGAAGATTTTACTGAAGCTTCAGATACTAGCAAAATAAAAGATGATAAAGATAAAACAATTGATTTTTCAAAAACAAATATCTTTTAA
- a CDS encoding alanine/ornithine racemase family PLP-dependent enzyme: MEWPRIVINEEKFKTNVRRAIEICEERNVQIVAVTKGFVGNRRMAELYLEAGIKYFGDSRLENIEVYKDFKVHKQLLRIAQMHEVKKLVELCDSSLQTDISVIKKVSEESIKQGKIHEVILMVDLGDRREGVLPEEAVDMAGKIIKLKGVKLVGLGCNFGCYGARKPSVEAMNLFVKLQHEIEDKYKIKMTHMSGGNTYSFHMIWEKTMPREINFIRMGFGMIFGTEDMYRETIKGMYRDAFRCEARVVEVDYKSSLPVGECGIDAFGKKPYFEDKGMIKRVILALGKLDTMFDAMFPYDKDIIILGGSSDHMILDVTNSKKEYKINDIVTFALDWGSLLYLFNSKFVEKVFE, from the coding sequence ATGGAATGACCAAGAATTGTTATTAATGAGGAAAAGTTTAAAACTAATGTTAGAAGAGCGATTGAAATTTGCGAAGAAAGAAATGTTCAAATAGTTGCAGTAACAAAAGGCTTCGTAGGAAATCGTAGAATGGCCGAACTTTATTTAGAAGCAGGTATTAAATACTTTGGCGATTCTAGACTTGAAAATATTGAAGTTTACAAAGATTTTAAAGTTCATAAGCAATTATTAAGAATTGCTCAAATGCATGAAGTTAAAAAACTAGTTGAACTTTGCGACTCATCCTTGCAAACTGATATTAGTGTAATTAAAAAAGTTAGCGAAGAAAGTATAAAACAAGGTAAAATTCACGAAGTTATTTTAATGGTTGATTTAGGAGATAGACGTGAAGGAGTTTTACCTGAAGAAGCCGTTGACATGGCTGGCAAAATTATTAAATTAAAAGGTGTTAAACTTGTAGGACTTGGATGCAATTTCGGATGCTATGGAGCAAGAAAACCTTCAGTTGAAGCCATGAATTTATTTGTTAAACTGCAACATGAAATTGAAGATAAATATAAGATAAAAATGACTCATATGTCAGGCGGAAATACTTATAGTTTTCACATGATTTGAGAAAAAACAATGCCTCGTGAAATTAATTTTATTAGAATGGGATTTGGCATGATTTTTGGAACCGAAGATATGTATCGCGAAACTATTAAAGGAATGTATCGTGATGCTTTTAGATGCGAAGCAAGAGTTGTTGAAGTTGATTATAAATCTTCTTTACCAGTAGGAGAATGTGGCATTGACGCCTTTGGCAAAAAGCCTTATTTTGAAGACAAAGGAATGATAAAAAGAGTAATACTTGCACTTGGAAAACTTGACACAATGTTTGATGCAATGTTTCCTTATGATAAAGATATTATTATCCTTGGCGGTTCTTCAGATCATATGATTTTAGATGTTACAAATTCTAAGAAAGAATATAAAATAAATGATATTGTAACATTTGCTTTAGATTGAGGGAGCTTGCTTTATTTATTTAATTCAAAATTTGTTGAAAAAGTATTTGAATAA
- the tyrS gene encoding tyrosine--tRNA ligase, whose amino-acid sequence MSLSILDELKKRSLLKNISSEEKFDALPKNCAVYTGFDPTAKSLHLGNFLLISALLRFKKFGYKAYAVLGGITGMIGDPSFRETERSFLDIKTIEENKKHIKKQLESFGLEVIDNLEFYKNWTLVDFLTKPGKMVNINYLLAKDSIATRLENGLTFTEFSYQLIQGWDFKTLYEDYNVKIQVGGSDQWGNVTTGLEMIRKIHGENADAVGLTLNLVTDENNNKIGKSSGGGNLWLSKEMTSPFSIYQQLLNTSDVKIEAQLKWLTFLELGEIDKIIKTHNLDKSKRVAQRAFAFEIVKTIHSEKIAKKCEEISQTLFNKGKFNLKAEDIDLLKGYLPVIKFQKNQTFIEIIKEKGILSSNREIREFLSKKSFMLDGEVVEDENLKVFAKHFGKKYLLLKKGKKDFYILEEQ is encoded by the coding sequence ATGTCTCTTTCAATTTTAGATGAGTTAAAAAAACGTTCACTTTTAAAAAATATTTCAAGCGAGGAAAAGTTTGATGCTTTACCAAAAAATTGTGCTGTTTATACTGGCTTTGACCCAACTGCTAAAAGCTTACACTTAGGTAATTTTTTACTTATTAGTGCTCTTTTAAGATTTAAAAAATTTGGTTATAAAGCTTATGCTGTTCTTGGCGGAATTACTGGAATGATTGGCGATCCAAGTTTTAGAGAAACTGAAAGAAGTTTTTTAGATATTAAAACAATTGAAGAAAATAAAAAACATATCAAAAAACAACTTGAATCATTTGGACTTGAAGTAATTGATAACTTAGAGTTTTATAAAAATTGAACTCTTGTTGATTTTTTAACCAAACCTGGCAAAATGGTTAATATTAACTATCTTTTAGCCAAAGATTCAATTGCAACTAGACTTGAAAACGGACTTACTTTTACTGAATTTTCATATCAACTTATTCAAGGATGAGATTTTAAAACCTTATATGAAGATTACAACGTAAAAATCCAAGTTGGTGGTTCTGATCAATGAGGAAATGTTACTACTGGACTTGAAATGATAAGAAAAATACATGGCGAAAATGCTGATGCTGTCGGTCTTACACTGAATTTAGTTACTGATGAAAATAATAATAAAATCGGAAAATCTTCAGGTGGTGGAAACTTATGACTTAGCAAAGAAATGACAAGCCCTTTTTCAATCTACCAACAACTTCTAAATACAAGCGATGTAAAAATTGAAGCACAATTGAAATGACTTACTTTTCTAGAACTTGGCGAAATTGACAAAATAATCAAAACTCACAATTTAGATAAAAGTAAAAGAGTTGCTCAAAGAGCATTTGCTTTTGAAATAGTTAAAACAATTCATAGCGAAAAAATTGCCAAAAAATGTGAAGAAATTAGTCAAACTTTATTTAATAAAGGAAAATTTAATTTAAAGGCTGAAGATATTGATCTTCTAAAAGGTTATCTCCCTGTTATAAAGTTTCAAAAAAACCAAACGTTTATTGAAATAATTAAAGAGAAGGGGATTTTATCTTCAAATAGAGAAATAAGAGAATTCTTATCCAAAAAATCATTCATGTTAGATGGAGAAGTTGTTGAAGATGAAAACCTCAAAGTTTTTGCCAAACATTTTGGCAAAAAATATCTTCTATTAAAGAAAGGCAAAAAGGACTTTTACATTTTGGAGGAACAGTAG
- the rpsI gene encoding 30S ribosomal protein S9: MANKIVKYYGLGRRKSSVARVTILPGSGKFLINTKEAKSYLNSDILIQDALSPLEVTENLKKFDVSANVNGGGLTGQAGAIRLGIARALIEASNGEYHNKLKDAGFLTRDARVKERKKYGLRKARRARQFSKR, encoded by the coding sequence ATGGCTAATAAAATTGTTAAATATTATGGTTTAGGTAGAAGAAAATCATCAGTAGCCAGAGTTACAATTCTTCCAGGAAGTGGCAAGTTCTTAATCAACACCAAAGAAGCAAAAAGTTACTTAAATTCAGATATCTTAATTCAAGATGCTTTAAGTCCACTTGAAGTTACAGAAAACTTGAAAAAATTTGATGTTAGTGCTAATGTTAACGGTGGTGGATTAACAGGGCAAGCAGGAGCTATTAGATTAGGTATTGCTAGAGCATTAATTGAAGCTTCAAATGGTGAATATCACAACAAATTAAAAGATGCTGGCTTTTTAACCCGTGATGCACGTGTTAAAGAACGTAAGAAATACGGATTAAGAAAAGCTAGAAGAGCAAGACAATTCTCAAAACGTTAA
- a CDS encoding aminopeptidase P family protein, translating to MLRAELEKIFESNNLDAVISEAPQTRLWYAGVQTTDGYLIIEKEKAYIFVDGRYIEYVTKNAKNVDVRLLEKDSLAQFLSKKNYKVVGVEQDYLTLGVFGTIKKILPDAKYIELKAKQFRIKKDEEEVTKIQEACNISLQALEEVKKLLRVGITEEEVANKLGYLMRLFGAEKESFESIVAFGTNAAEPHHHPTNRKLADGDIVKIDFGAQFAGFASDITRTFFFGKPKSPELVKVLDIVTAAQKAGREAVKPGISTKEIDKICRDYIEKAGYGKFFTHSTGHGVGIDVHELPNVNAVSDVVLEEGMIITVEPGIYIEGSGGARIEDTILVTKDGSKVLSRPEDYK from the coding sequence ATGTTAAGAGCAGAATTAGAAAAAATTTTTGAAAGCAATAATTTAGATGCAGTTATCTCAGAAGCTCCACAAACAAGACTTTGATATGCTGGTGTGCAAACTACTGATGGATATTTAATTATTGAAAAAGAAAAAGCATATATTTTTGTTGATGGAAGATATATTGAATATGTTACAAAAAATGCTAAAAATGTTGATGTTAGACTACTTGAAAAAGATTCACTAGCACAATTTTTAAGCAAGAAAAACTACAAAGTTGTAGGTGTTGAACAAGATTATTTAACTCTAGGAGTTTTCGGAACAATTAAAAAAATCCTACCTGATGCTAAATATATTGAATTAAAAGCAAAACAATTTAGAATCAAAAAAGATGAAGAAGAAGTAACAAAAATTCAAGAAGCATGCAACATTTCACTACAAGCTTTAGAAGAAGTTAAAAAACTTTTAAGAGTTGGAATTACTGAAGAAGAAGTTGCAAATAAACTTGGATATTTAATGAGACTTTTTGGTGCTGAAAAAGAAAGTTTTGAATCAATCGTTGCATTTGGAACAAATGCAGCTGAACCACATCATCACCCAACAAATCGTAAATTAGCAGATGGCGACATCGTGAAAATTGACTTTGGTGCACAATTTGCCGGATTTGCAAGTGACATCACTAGAACATTTTTCTTTGGCAAACCAAAATCACCTGAACTTGTTAAGGTTTTAGATATCGTAACCGCTGCTCAAAAAGCAGGAAGAGAAGCTGTTAAACCAGGAATCTCTACTAAAGAAATTGATAAAATTTGTAGAGACTATATTGAAAAAGCAGGATATGGTAAATTCTTTACTCACTCAACTGGGCATGGAGTTGGAATTGATGTACACGAACTTCCAAACGTTAATGCAGTTTCTGATGTTGTCTTAGAAGAAGGAATGATTATTACCGTTGAACCTGGAATTTATATCGAAGGCTCAGGTGGTGCTAGAATTGAAGATACAATTCTAGTAACTAAAGATGGGTCAAAAGTACTTTCACGTCCTGAAGATTATAAATAA
- a CDS encoding deoxyribonuclease IV, protein MVKIGSHVSFKKPDYLVGSCAESLNNKATCMMIFLGPPQSTFRANKEEYKLQEYLEKYSEKYRANDIIIHAPYIINLASPLKHEFGENFLISEIKRMNYIKAKYIVLHPGSSTNFSKEESIKQLINSLKRVISETEDAIICLETMAGKGNELCRSFEEIMLIINEVKSDRLKICLDTCHVWDAGYNIQDYDNFKKYLKENNFLDYIKVIHLNDSLNERGSKKDKHANIDKGYIGLETLKKFVFDEDFKDICKVLETPLTLNKNAHKEEIALLLKG, encoded by the coding sequence ATGGTTAAAATCGGAAGTCATGTTTCATTCAAAAAGCCTGATTATTTAGTAGGGTCTTGTGCAGAAAGTTTGAATAACAAAGCAACTTGCATGATGATTTTTTTAGGTCCACCCCAATCTACTTTTAGGGCAAATAAAGAAGAATATAAGCTTCAAGAATATCTAGAAAAATATAGTGAAAAATATAGAGCAAACGATATTATTATTCACGCGCCTTATATTATTAATTTAGCAAGTCCTTTAAAACATGAATTTGGTGAAAACTTTTTAATTAGTGAAATAAAAAGAATGAATTATATTAAGGCCAAATATATAGTTTTGCACCCTGGCTCTTCAACAAATTTTTCAAAAGAAGAATCAATCAAACAACTTATTAATTCTTTAAAAAGAGTAATTAGCGAAACTGAAGATGCAATCATTTGTCTCGAAACAATGGCTGGTAAAGGCAATGAACTTTGTAGAAGCTTTGAAGAGATTATGTTAATCATAAATGAAGTTAAGAGTGATAGATTAAAAATTTGTTTAGATACATGTCACGTCTGAGATGCTGGATATAATATTCAAGACTATGATAATTTTAAAAAATATCTTAAAGAAAACAATTTTTTAGATTATATTAAAGTAATTCATTTAAATGATTCTTTAAATGAAAGAGGATCTAAAAAAGATAAGCACGCCAATATTGATAAAGGTTATATTGGACTTGAAACACTTAAAAAATTTGTGTTTGATGAAGATTTTAAAGATATTTGCAAAGTGCTAGAAACTCCATTAACTTTAAATAAAAATGCTCACAAAGAAGAGATTGCCTTATTATTAAAAGGATAA
- the rplM gene encoding 50S ribosomal protein L13, translated as MRQTTIIRKELVDKKWYIIDAKNIPLGRLATLAASILRGKKKPTFTPNVDMGDNVVIINAKDVLLTAKKEENKIYYHHTGFPGGLKKINAKDLRAKFPTALVEKAIRGMLPHTKLGRKQFKNLFVYADEKHKQEAQKPTLIEVK; from the coding sequence ATGCGTCAAACAACAATTATTAGAAAAGAATTAGTTGATAAAAAATGATACATCATTGATGCAAAAAATATCCCTTTAGGTAGACTGGCAACACTTGCAGCTAGCATTTTAAGAGGAAAGAAAAAACCTACATTTACACCAAACGTTGACATGGGTGATAATGTAGTTATTATTAATGCAAAAGATGTGTTATTAACAGCTAAAAAAGAAGAAAACAAAATTTACTACCACCACACTGGATTTCCTGGCGGACTTAAAAAAATTAATGCAAAAGACTTAAGAGCTAAGTTTCCAACAGCATTAGTTGAAAAAGCAATTAGAGGAATGCTACCACATACCAAACTTGGCAGAAAGCAATTCAAAAACTTATTTGTTTATGCTGATGAAAAACACAAACAAGAAGCACAAAAACCAACTTTAATCGAGGTTAAATAA
- the ftsZ gene encoding cell division protein FtsZ has translation MSKIGYNPVAKIVVIGVGGGGNNSVKELLNKRLDGIEYVVANTDKQVLQQFEEDVILQLGDQRGIGAGANPEVGRQAALTSADEIKAKLKGADLVILTAGMGGGTGTGASPVIAKIAKECNALVMAIVTTPFSFEGIKRKKIAEEGLKELIQNVDSYVVISNNKLMEQYGDIDFNSAFTCVDNVLKQAIRTITDIIAVPGIINLDFADLETIIKNSGEAVIGIGTSSGTDRAIKAITAAISSPILETSVRGASDAIVYFEVPSSANLNEINKAVNQMQEYIGEKTNIIFGITKTHSEEREKMGEIAVSVIATGLKKNAAKGTEKIQREVSDIIKNGHNLHLEDERTREILINSPFTPSNFSNQSQNNFNDDELADIVRK, from the coding sequence ATGAGTAAAATAGGATACAATCCAGTTGCTAAAATTGTTGTTATTGGTGTTGGAGGGGGCGGTAATAACAGTGTTAAAGAACTTTTAAACAAAAGGTTAGACGGTATAGAATACGTCGTTGCAAATACTGATAAACAAGTATTACAACAATTTGAAGAGGATGTAATTTTACAACTCGGAGATCAAAGAGGTATTGGAGCTGGTGCTAATCCTGAAGTTGGAAGACAAGCTGCCTTAACAAGTGCTGATGAAATCAAGGCTAAATTAAAAGGTGCTGACTTAGTCATTCTTACCGCTGGAATGGGTGGAGGAACTGGTACTGGAGCAAGTCCAGTAATTGCCAAAATCGCTAAAGAATGTAATGCTTTAGTAATGGCAATAGTAACTACACCATTTTCATTTGAAGGAATTAAACGTAAGAAAATCGCTGAAGAAGGACTTAAAGAACTTATTCAAAACGTTGATTCTTATGTTGTAATTTCAAACAACAAATTAATGGAACAATACGGTGACATTGACTTTAATTCAGCATTTACATGTGTTGATAATGTCTTAAAACAAGCAATTAGAACTATTACTGATATAATCGCCGTTCCCGGCATAATCAATTTAGATTTTGCAGATCTTGAAACTATTATTAAAAATAGTGGTGAGGCTGTAATCGGAATTGGAACTAGTTCAGGAACTGATAGAGCAATTAAAGCAATTACTGCTGCAATAAGCTCTCCAATTCTTGAAACAAGTGTCAGAGGGGCAAGTGATGCAATCGTTTATTTTGAAGTTCCTTCAAGTGCTAATTTAAATGAGATAAATAAAGCCGTAAATCAAATGCAAGAATATATTGGAGAAAAAACCAACATCATCTTCGGAATAACTAAAACTCATTCTGAAGAAAGAGAAAAAATGGGAGAAATTGCAGTTTCAGTTATTGCTACTGGACTTAAGAAAAACGCTGCCAAAGGTACTGAGAAGATTCAAAGAGAAGTTTCTGACATAATCAAAAATGGTCACAACTTACATCTTGAAGACGAAAGAACCCGTGAAATCCTAATAAACAGCCCTTTCACTCCATCAAATTTTTCAAATCAAAGTCAAAATAATTTTAATGACGATGAGTTAGCCGACATTGTTAGAAAATAG
- a CDS encoding MHJ_0274 family protein: protein MPKGSASQTIVFVILGLLLAFFLGWIIWKAIKTPLMKKKAKAQEIQKDKETRHLFYDYVLSFNEIIIYNRNQLKKFVVSIGDIKMNQIREGSRALIQKLLNRSDFGPNFAGNEQYKTFVSNCELLGLTNSNLWDSKIPEVIEYFKTQADAVPESDRKNDYIKMVKESIERQFYEK, encoded by the coding sequence ATGCCAAAAGGTTCAGCAAGCCAGACTATAGTTTTTGTTATCTTAGGTCTTTTACTAGCATTTTTCTTAGGTTGAATTATTTGAAAAGCAATTAAAACTCCGCTTATGAAAAAGAAAGCAAAAGCTCAAGAAATTCAAAAAGACAAAGAAACAAGACATCTGTTTTATGATTACGTTTTAAGTTTCAACGAAATCATAATCTACAATAGAAATCAACTTAAAAAGTTTGTGGTTTCAATTGGAGATATTAAAATGAATCAAATCCGCGAAGGCTCAAGAGCACTTATTCAAAAACTTTTAAATCGAAGTGATTTTGGGCCAAACTTTGCTGGTAATGAGCAATATAAAACTTTTGTTTCAAATTGTGAACTTTTAGGATTAACAAATAGCAATCTTTGAGATAGCAAAATCCCAGAAGTAATTGAATATTTCAAAACTCAAGCCGATGCTGTGCCTGAAAGCGACAGAAAAAACGATTACATTAAAATGGTAAAAGAATCTATAGAAAGGCAATTTTATGAAAAATAA
- the mraZ gene encoding division/cell wall cluster transcriptional repressor MraZ, producing the protein MFGKYDRQIDPKNRVVIPTKFLKELGETFFITLGFDKSLIFRSEAEFEKLKQKLEENNSLNKDIRNLTRFIFANTIDMQADRLGRVTLPKHLLEKATIKKEIVFIGTGSVCELFAKEVYEKEESVYEDSDKVDELVEKLYKQGVKL; encoded by the coding sequence ATGTTTGGAAAATATGACAGACAAATAGATCCGAAAAATAGAGTAGTAATTCCAACTAAATTTCTAAAAGAGCTGGGAGAAACTTTCTTTATTACGCTTGGATTTGATAAGTCACTTATTTTTAGATCAGAAGCTGAATTTGAAAAGTTAAAACAAAAACTTGAAGAAAATAACAGCTTGAACAAAGATATAAGAAACTTGACTCGTTTTATATTTGCAAACACAATCGACATGCAAGCAGATCGTCTTGGAAGAGTAACCTTACCTAAACATTTGCTTGAAAAAGCCACTATTAAAAAAGAGATTGTTTTCATTGGAACTGGTTCTGTGTGCGAACTTTTTGCTAAAGAAGTTTATGAAAAAGAAGAAAGTGTATATGAAGACAGTGATAAAGTAGATGAACTTGTCGAGAAACTATACAAACAAGGAGTTAAGTTATAG